A region of Hippoglossus stenolepis isolate QCI-W04-F060 chromosome 7, HSTE1.2, whole genome shotgun sequence DNA encodes the following proteins:
- the si:ch73-335m24.2 gene encoding protein eva-1 homolog C isoform X2: MTVPWSLRWSFCFLPLLLTLSAHTAHAAPDFSRYLHTILKNHTAHACEGSTLVIECPSRTSVAVLSAFYGRRVPYQHLCPSANTNTSVDEDTACTSPKVLSECQDRRSCHIPVFSAVFGQDPCPLTSKYLLVSYKCRPEHHRTRLVCENERLRLVCKNETVLAIYSASFGHLLHGSPYCPQEPGSHNDMECLSALALRKVSRRCHGRANCSLLADTQNFGDPCFPGTRKHLRVSFTCVPQYLLEDVGRGSTDPFLISDYTHGGWYTGPTYRPQNVLFTNCLEIIEKIWDLPEKVALYFVSGICAGLVFLLCLFGIHSTLVRDVKDLVSDLKDELKASRRQRNELMEDLYDDEVSDTSSFCRLTKSHRTTDIFSPSTLAVEMVDRGVERMRDLPNGDIWPRGDSSPYAIHKIQTYDN; this comes from the exons ATGACAGTACCATGGAGTTTGCGCTGGTCTTTCTGTTTCCTACCTCTCCTCCTGACTCTGAGTGCACACACCGCACACGCGGCTCCCGACTTCTCTC GATATCTTCACACAATCCTGAAGAACCACACGGCTCATGCATGTGAAGGGAGCACGCTCGTCATCGAGTGTCCCTCCAGGACGTCTGTGGCCGTCCTGTCTGCTTTCTATGGACGACGAGTGCCTTATCAGCATTTATGtccctctgcaaacacaaacacgagtGTGGACGAGGACACAGCGTGCACTTCACCG AAAGTGTTGTCAGAGTGTCAGGATCGACGTTCCTGTCACATCCCTGTCTTCAGTGCAGTGTTTGGACAAGACCCCTGTCCACTCACCAGCAAGTATCTCCTCGTCTCCTACAAGTGCAGACCAG AGCACCATCGCACAAGGCTTGTGTGTGAAAACGAGCGTCTGAGGCTGGTGTGTAAAAATGAGACCGTCCTCGCCATTTACTCGGCGTCTTTTGGACACCTGCTGCATGGAAGTCCTTACTGTCCTCAGGAACCTGGATCACACAACGACATGG AGTGTCTGTCAGCACTGGCTCTGAGGAAGGTGTCCCGCAGGTGTCATGGGAGAGCAAACTGTTCTCTCCTGGCCGATACTCAAAACTTTGGTGACCCATGTTTCCCCGGCACCAGGAAGCACCTGCGGGTGTCCTTCACTTGTG TTCCCCAGTATCTTCTGGAAGACGTGGGTCGAGGGTCGACTGATCCTTTCTTGATTTCAGACTACACACACG gtggatggtACACTGGCCCCACCTACAGGCCTCAAAACGTGCTCTTTACCAACTGTCTGGAGATCATTGAAAAAATCTGGG ATCTACCAGAGAAAGTGGCACTGTACTTTGTCTCTGGAATCTGTGCTGGCCTGGTTTTCCTGCTCTGCCTGTTTGGTATCCACTCCACACTAGTCAGAGATGTGAAGGATCTGGTCTCCGACCTGAAGGATGAGCTGAAAGCGTCTCGCAGACAGCGCAACGAGCTCATGGAGGACCTCTACGACGACGAGGTCTCAGACACGTCGTCCTTCTGTCGCCTCACAAAATCCCACCGCACGACGGACATCTTCAGCCCCTCCACGTTGGCGGTAGAGATGGTTGATCGCGGGGTGGAACGGATGAGGGATCTGCCCAACGGAGACATTTGGCCTCGTGGAGACTCCAGCCCTTACGCCATTCACAAGATTCAAACTTACGACAACTGA
- the si:ch73-335m24.2 gene encoding protein eva-1 homolog C isoform X1: MTVPWSLRWSFCFLPLLLTLSAHTAHAAPDFSRYLHTILKNHTAHACEGSTLVIECPSRTSVAVLSAFYGRRVPYQHLCPSANTNTSVDEDTACTSPVAIDKVLSECQDRRSCHIPVFSAVFGQDPCPLTSKYLLVSYKCRPEHHRTRLVCENERLRLVCKNETVLAIYSASFGHLLHGSPYCPQEPGSHNDMECLSALALRKVSRRCHGRANCSLLADTQNFGDPCFPGTRKHLRVSFTCVPQYLLEDVGRGSTDPFLISDYTHGGWYTGPTYRPQNVLFTNCLEIIEKIWDLPEKVALYFVSGICAGLVFLLCLFGIHSTLVRDVKDLVSDLKDELKASRRQRNELMEDLYDDEVSDTSSFCRLTKSHRTTDIFSPSTLAVEMVDRGVERMRDLPNGDIWPRGDSSPYAIHKIQTYDN, encoded by the exons ATGACAGTACCATGGAGTTTGCGCTGGTCTTTCTGTTTCCTACCTCTCCTCCTGACTCTGAGTGCACACACCGCACACGCGGCTCCCGACTTCTCTC GATATCTTCACACAATCCTGAAGAACCACACGGCTCATGCATGTGAAGGGAGCACGCTCGTCATCGAGTGTCCCTCCAGGACGTCTGTGGCCGTCCTGTCTGCTTTCTATGGACGACGAGTGCCTTATCAGCATTTATGtccctctgcaaacacaaacacgagtGTGGACGAGGACACAGCGTGCACTTCACCGGTTGCTATAGAT AAAGTGTTGTCAGAGTGTCAGGATCGACGTTCCTGTCACATCCCTGTCTTCAGTGCAGTGTTTGGACAAGACCCCTGTCCACTCACCAGCAAGTATCTCCTCGTCTCCTACAAGTGCAGACCAG AGCACCATCGCACAAGGCTTGTGTGTGAAAACGAGCGTCTGAGGCTGGTGTGTAAAAATGAGACCGTCCTCGCCATTTACTCGGCGTCTTTTGGACACCTGCTGCATGGAAGTCCTTACTGTCCTCAGGAACCTGGATCACACAACGACATGG AGTGTCTGTCAGCACTGGCTCTGAGGAAGGTGTCCCGCAGGTGTCATGGGAGAGCAAACTGTTCTCTCCTGGCCGATACTCAAAACTTTGGTGACCCATGTTTCCCCGGCACCAGGAAGCACCTGCGGGTGTCCTTCACTTGTG TTCCCCAGTATCTTCTGGAAGACGTGGGTCGAGGGTCGACTGATCCTTTCTTGATTTCAGACTACACACACG gtggatggtACACTGGCCCCACCTACAGGCCTCAAAACGTGCTCTTTACCAACTGTCTGGAGATCATTGAAAAAATCTGGG ATCTACCAGAGAAAGTGGCACTGTACTTTGTCTCTGGAATCTGTGCTGGCCTGGTTTTCCTGCTCTGCCTGTTTGGTATCCACTCCACACTAGTCAGAGATGTGAAGGATCTGGTCTCCGACCTGAAGGATGAGCTGAAAGCGTCTCGCAGACAGCGCAACGAGCTCATGGAGGACCTCTACGACGACGAGGTCTCAGACACGTCGTCCTTCTGTCGCCTCACAAAATCCCACCGCACGACGGACATCTTCAGCCCCTCCACGTTGGCGGTAGAGATGGTTGATCGCGGGGTGGAACGGATGAGGGATCTGCCCAACGGAGACATTTGGCCTCGTGGAGACTCCAGCCCTTACGCCATTCACAAGATTCAAACTTACGACAACTGA
- the si:ch73-335m24.2 gene encoding protein eva-1 homolog C isoform X3, with the protein MTVPWSLRWSFCFLPLLLTLSAHTAHAAPDFSRYLHTILKNHTAHACEGSTLVIECPSRTSVAVLSAFYGRRVPYQHLCPSANTNTSVDEDTACTSPVAIDKVLSECQDRRSCHIPVFSAVFGQDPCPLTSKYLLVSYKCRPEHHRTRLVCENERLRLVCKNETVLAIYSASFGHLLHGSPYCPQEPGSHNDMECLSALALRKVSRRCHGRANCSLLADTQNFGDPCFPGTRKHLRVSFTCVPQYLLEDVGRGSTDPFLISDYTHDLPEKVALYFVSGICAGLVFLLCLFGIHSTLVRDVKDLVSDLKDELKASRRQRNELMEDLYDDEVSDTSSFCRLTKSHRTTDIFSPSTLAVEMVDRGVERMRDLPNGDIWPRGDSSPYAIHKIQTYDN; encoded by the exons ATGACAGTACCATGGAGTTTGCGCTGGTCTTTCTGTTTCCTACCTCTCCTCCTGACTCTGAGTGCACACACCGCACACGCGGCTCCCGACTTCTCTC GATATCTTCACACAATCCTGAAGAACCACACGGCTCATGCATGTGAAGGGAGCACGCTCGTCATCGAGTGTCCCTCCAGGACGTCTGTGGCCGTCCTGTCTGCTTTCTATGGACGACGAGTGCCTTATCAGCATTTATGtccctctgcaaacacaaacacgagtGTGGACGAGGACACAGCGTGCACTTCACCGGTTGCTATAGAT AAAGTGTTGTCAGAGTGTCAGGATCGACGTTCCTGTCACATCCCTGTCTTCAGTGCAGTGTTTGGACAAGACCCCTGTCCACTCACCAGCAAGTATCTCCTCGTCTCCTACAAGTGCAGACCAG AGCACCATCGCACAAGGCTTGTGTGTGAAAACGAGCGTCTGAGGCTGGTGTGTAAAAATGAGACCGTCCTCGCCATTTACTCGGCGTCTTTTGGACACCTGCTGCATGGAAGTCCTTACTGTCCTCAGGAACCTGGATCACACAACGACATGG AGTGTCTGTCAGCACTGGCTCTGAGGAAGGTGTCCCGCAGGTGTCATGGGAGAGCAAACTGTTCTCTCCTGGCCGATACTCAAAACTTTGGTGACCCATGTTTCCCCGGCACCAGGAAGCACCTGCGGGTGTCCTTCACTTGTG TTCCCCAGTATCTTCTGGAAGACGTGGGTCGAGGGTCGACTGATCCTTTCTTGATTTCAGACTACACACACG ATCTACCAGAGAAAGTGGCACTGTACTTTGTCTCTGGAATCTGTGCTGGCCTGGTTTTCCTGCTCTGCCTGTTTGGTATCCACTCCACACTAGTCAGAGATGTGAAGGATCTGGTCTCCGACCTGAAGGATGAGCTGAAAGCGTCTCGCAGACAGCGCAACGAGCTCATGGAGGACCTCTACGACGACGAGGTCTCAGACACGTCGTCCTTCTGTCGCCTCACAAAATCCCACCGCACGACGGACATCTTCAGCCCCTCCACGTTGGCGGTAGAGATGGTTGATCGCGGGGTGGAACGGATGAGGGATCTGCCCAACGGAGACATTTGGCCTCGTGGAGACTCCAGCCCTTACGCCATTCACAAGATTCAAACTTACGACAACTGA
- the clic2 gene encoding chloride intracellular channel protein 2, with product MALRQNSDKEPSIELFIKAGHDGENVGNCPFCQRLFMVLWLKGVKFTVTTVDMRKKPAELKDLAPGTNPPFLLYNGTLKTDFIKIEEFLEQTVAPPRYPHLSPLNKESFDVGADIFAKFSAFIKNSSNNALQERNLLREFKRLDDYLNSPLPEEIDHNSRETVSVSKRRFLDGDRLTLADCNLLPKLHVIRVAAKKYCDFDIPAQFTGVWRYLQNAYEREEFKQTCPANIEIEKAYLTVANKRK from the exons ATGGCACTTCGGCAGAACTCTGACAAGGAGCCAAGCATCGAGTTGTTCATTAAG gCTGGACATGACGGCGAGAACGTGGGGAACTGCCCCTTCTGCCAGAGGCTCTTCATGGTTCTGTGGCTGAAAGGAGTGAAGTTCACAGTGACCACTGTTGACATGAGGAA GAAACCAGCAGAGCTCAAGGACCTGGCCCCGGGGACCAACCCTCCGTTCCTCCTCTACAACGGCACCCTGAAAACAGACTTCATCAAGATCGAGGAATTTCTTGAACAAACAGTGGCCCCACCCAG gtACCCTCATCTCAGCCCGCTGAACAAAGAGTCCTTTGACGTGGGCGCTGACATTTTTGCAAAGTTCTCTGCTTTCATCAAGAACAGTTCCAATAACGCCC TGCAGGAGAGAAATCTGCTGCGGGAGTTTAAACGTCTGGATGATTACCTGAACTCGCCCCTCCCAGAGGAAATCGACCACAACTCCAGAGAAACAGTCTCCGTCTCCAAGAGAAGGTTCCTGGATGGCGACCGCCTCACCTTAGCCGACTGCAACCTGCTGCCCAAACTGCATGTCATCAGG GTCGCTGCCAAGAAGTACTGCGACTTTGACATTCCCGCCCAGTTCACAGGTGTGTGGCGATACCTTCAGAACGCCTACGAGAGAGAGGAGTTCAAACAGACTTGTCCGGCCAACATCGAAATCGAGAAGGCTTACCTAACCGTGGCCAACAAGAGGAAATAA
- the urp1 gene encoding urotensin-related peptide 1, whose translation MISLALFYFVAVVCSARRTHALPLYPDTDLEPQADFIQKLVSEVEDGPNTADGEQREVNNMYPLLMQHNEGTKESAQQDRFANMVEGLKEAVLKLAAADKLRSQGFLRSEQNLPKTNKRACFWKYCVTS comes from the exons ATGATTTCTCTGGCTTTGTTTTACTTCGTAGCTGTGGTTTGTTCTGCCAGACGGACACATGCTCTACCACTGTACCCTGATACCGACCTGGAGCCACAGGCAG ATTTCATTCAGAAATTAGTATCAGAGGTCGAGGACGGGCCAAACACTGCTGATggggagcagagagaagttAATAACATGTACCCTCTGCTAATGCAGCACAATGAAG GGACTAAAGAATCCGCACAACAAGACAGGTTTGCCAACATG GTGGAGGGCCTGAAAGAAGCCGTCTTGAAGCTGGCAGCAGCCGACAAGCTTCGCTCTCAGGGTTTTCTTAGATCGGAGCAGAATTTGCCAAAAACGAACAAAAGAG CGTGTTTCTGGAAATACTGCGTCACCAGCTAG